The Nitrospirota bacterium genome window below encodes:
- a CDS encoding ABC transporter ATP-binding protein, protein MTNDRADLLRMTARRLRLFLRLEWKILAIIFAYAVAIGLFSLIVPLTVQELVSTFSFAVQPVMIVTLASVMLAMLLVIAAFRVLQARAVEILIQRLYARISLSFTEAMFRLDEEHFLPHHANYFLEAELMPRALLALLADLLNVTVVGSIGMTMLVLYHPYFVLYNAVLLTGFAVLLTLLGRGGLLITLDVSHCHYRLFNWLQNIAHNLPHLKAAASGPLLMGKTDELARAYVMTRKTRSDILTGRQYKGAAIWQAFGHSGLVAMAGWLVAAGELTVGQFAAAEVVVGNLLINMDILARRMYALYYVFASFEEMAGLLSLPKKLETGRWTASKDELEQQGVRIAGKDLAFGEPGGPPLFSGVNLDVMPGEKVAILTGTSTSKTALAQVLAGLYVPTAGVVRYNDVDLRLWSRESLNACRGLVLDSHPSLLDGTLEENVSLGRPEVSYHDVRWALRFAELDEEVDALPMGLRTPVTGHGRTFTVSQILRLLVARAIVIRPQVLIFDGTLHSMLPAKQETILRRLCAKEEPWSVIFVSNDPVLLPMVDRRILLD, encoded by the coding sequence GTGACGAACGATCGCGCCGACCTGCTCAGGATGACCGCCCGCCGGCTGCGGCTGTTCCTGAGGCTCGAATGGAAGATTCTCGCCATCATCTTCGCGTACGCGGTCGCGATCGGGCTGTTCTCGCTGATCGTGCCGCTCACCGTGCAGGAACTGGTCAGCACGTTCTCCTTCGCGGTGCAGCCGGTCATGATCGTCACGCTGGCCTCGGTCATGCTCGCCATGCTGCTCGTGATCGCCGCCTTCCGCGTGCTCCAGGCCCGCGCGGTGGAGATCCTGATCCAGCGGCTCTACGCCAGGATTTCCCTCTCGTTCACCGAAGCCATGTTCCGCCTGGACGAAGAGCATTTCCTGCCGCACCACGCGAACTATTTTCTGGAGGCGGAGCTGATGCCCAGGGCGTTGCTGGCCCTGCTGGCCGATCTGCTCAACGTGACGGTCGTCGGCAGCATCGGGATGACGATGCTGGTGCTGTATCACCCCTATTTCGTCCTGTACAACGCGGTGCTCCTGACGGGGTTCGCGGTGCTGCTGACCCTGCTCGGGCGCGGCGGATTGCTGATCACCCTCGACGTGTCCCACTGCCATTATCGCCTGTTCAACTGGCTGCAGAACATCGCCCACAATCTGCCCCACCTGAAGGCCGCCGCCAGCGGCCCGCTGCTGATGGGCAAGACGGACGAGCTCGCGCGGGCCTACGTGATGACGAGAAAAACCCGGTCCGACATCCTGACCGGACGGCAATATAAAGGCGCCGCCATCTGGCAGGCCTTCGGCCACAGCGGGCTCGTGGCGATGGCGGGCTGGCTGGTCGCGGCGGGCGAGTTGACCGTGGGGCAGTTTGCCGCGGCCGAAGTGGTCGTCGGCAACCTGTTGATCAACATGGACATCCTCGCGCGCCGGATGTACGCGCTCTACTACGTGTTCGCCTCGTTCGAGGAGATGGCCGGCCTCCTGTCGCTCCCCAAGAAGCTGGAAACGGGCCGGTGGACGGCCTCGAAGGACGAGCTGGAACAGCAGGGGGTCCGGATCGCCGGCAAGGACCTCGCGTTCGGCGAGCCCGGCGGCCCGCCGCTGTTTTCGGGGGTCAACCTGGACGTGATGCCCGGAGAGAAAGTCGCGATCCTGACCGGCACGAGCACGAGCAAGACGGCGCTGGCCCAGGTGCTGGCCGGCCTGTACGTGCCGACCGCGGGCGTCGTCCGGTACAACGACGTGGACCTCCGCCTGTGGAGCAGGGAGTCGCTCAACGCCTGCCGGGGGCTGGTGCTGGACTCGCATCCGTCGCTGCTGGACGGGACGCTCGAAGAGAACGTCTCGCTCGGACGCCCGGAGGTCTCCTATCACGACGTCCGGTGGGCGCTGCGGTTCGCGGAGCTGGACGAGGAGGTGGACGCGCTCCCGATGGGGCTTCGGACGCCGGTGACGGGACACGGGAGGACGTTCACGGTCAGCCAGATTCTGCGTCTGCTCGTCGCGCGGGCGATCGTCATCCGCCCGCAGGTGCTGATCTTCGACGGCACCCTGCACAGCATGCTCCCGGCGAAGCAGGAGACGATCCTCCGGCGGCTGTGCGCGAAGGAAGAGCCCTGGTCCGTGATCTTCGTCTCGAACGATCCCGTCCTGCTCCCCATGGTGGACCGGCGCATCCTGCTCGACTAG
- a CDS encoding glycosyltransferase family 39 protein, producing the protein MTGAGATETVSSPITHHPSPVLLLLLACLLFFLGLGSLGLTDRDEGRNAEAAREMVETGDWISPTFNYEPRFAKPAFVYWLMGASYKLLGVSEFTARLPSALSGIALVLLQYGFLTRVRGPVFGLMGGLMLLLNVEILAIGHMALTDGVLILWTTLSLFGFWLGLHGEGAQRHFLWLFYAGMGLGTLTKGPIGLAVPLLAVVPYLTLVRRWKEFGRRGFPLAGTLLFLSLALPWYLAMLAIHGARYTASAQADTVSRFLGAMEGHGGTVFFYVPVLLLGFFPWSGLLPFALYDAFKSWREARGARREGESKISPRPSPLASSPPAPQELELFAALWLAAGFLFFSLSATRLPHYLGPLFPAAAILCASYWNRCLTDPATRGVRASIHLMTGLGYLLGFVLAAAPALYSSFIEQVAKEFPIAPQVDPGMGPPAAGFIFLLGSAGVAYYGLSEQRRPAAFWMAGATLALVLLMTLLVTLPRVNRYFIAPPQELAYAAGLNLESGDRLIAYGVTRPSLTFYAKRRIVFVPAGQEDQLRRHLAQPGRTMILLPSRMKPNLPAEAAGFPVILERFGYSLLANEPMVKGLPATPPVPKLGPHGPLGP; encoded by the coding sequence GTGACAGGTGCAGGCGCCACGGAGACGGTCTCGTCACCCATCACCCATCACCCATCACCCGTTCTTCTTCTGCTACTGGCCTGCCTCCTGTTCTTCCTCGGCCTCGGCTCGCTCGGCCTGACCGACCGGGACGAAGGGCGGAACGCCGAAGCCGCCCGGGAGATGGTCGAGACCGGGGACTGGATCAGCCCGACCTTCAACTACGAACCCCGCTTCGCGAAACCGGCCTTCGTCTACTGGCTGATGGGGGCCTCCTACAAGCTCCTGGGCGTGAGCGAGTTCACGGCCCGCCTGCCCTCCGCCCTGAGCGGGATCGCGCTCGTCCTGCTCCAGTACGGATTTCTGACCCGGGTGCGCGGCCCGGTCTTCGGGCTCATGGGCGGGCTGATGCTGCTGCTGAACGTGGAGATCCTGGCGATCGGGCACATGGCGCTGACGGACGGCGTGTTGATCCTCTGGACGACTCTGTCGCTGTTCGGCTTCTGGCTGGGCCTGCACGGGGAAGGGGCGCAGCGCCATTTTCTCTGGCTCTTCTACGCGGGGATGGGGCTCGGCACGCTCACGAAGGGGCCGATCGGCCTGGCCGTCCCTCTGCTGGCCGTCGTCCCCTACCTGACGCTCGTGCGCCGGTGGAAGGAATTCGGGCGCCGCGGCTTTCCGCTGGCGGGCACGCTGCTGTTCCTGAGCCTGGCCCTCCCCTGGTACCTCGCCATGCTGGCCATCCACGGCGCCCGCTACACCGCGTCGGCCCAGGCCGACACGGTCAGCCGGTTCCTGGGCGCCATGGAGGGGCACGGGGGCACGGTCTTCTTCTATGTTCCCGTGCTCTTGCTCGGTTTCTTTCCGTGGAGTGGGCTGCTGCCGTTCGCCCTGTACGACGCGTTCAAAAGCTGGCGCGAGGCTAGAGGCGCGAGGCGCGAGGGGGAAAGTAAGATTTCCCCTCGCCCCTCGCCCCTTGCCTCTAGCCCGCCAGCTCCGCAGGAGCTGGAGCTCTTCGCCGCCCTCTGGCTGGCGGCCGGGTTCCTGTTCTTCAGCCTGTCCGCGACGCGGCTGCCCCATTACCTTGGCCCGCTCTTCCCGGCCGCCGCGATCCTGTGCGCCTCCTACTGGAACCGCTGCCTGACCGATCCGGCCACGCGCGGCGTCCGGGCCTCCATTCACCTGATGACCGGCCTGGGCTATCTGCTGGGGTTCGTCCTGGCGGCGGCGCCGGCCCTCTACTCCTCGTTCATCGAGCAGGTCGCCAAGGAATTCCCGATCGCTCCCCAGGTTGATCCGGGGATGGGGCCGCCGGCGGCGGGCTTCATCTTCCTGCTCGGATCGGCCGGCGTGGCCTACTACGGCCTGTCGGAGCAGCGGCGACCCGCCGCTTTCTGGATGGCGGGCGCCACCCTGGCCCTGGTCCTGCTCATGACCCTGCTGGTCACCCTGCCGCGCGTGAACCGGTATTTCATCGCCCCGCCCCAGGAGCTGGCCTATGCGGCGGGGCTGAACCTCGAGTCCGGCGACCGGCTGATCGCCTACGGCGTCACCCGCCCCTCGCTGACCTTCTACGCCAAACGGAGGATCGTCTTCGTTCCCGCCGGCCAGGAGGACCAGTTGCGCCGGCACCTCGCCCAACCGGGCCGGACGATGATCCTGCTCCCCTCCCGCATGAAGCCGAACCTGCCGGCGGAGGCGGCCGGCTTTCCCGTGATCCTGGAACGGTTCGGCTACAGCCTCCTGGCCAACGAGCCGATGGTCAAGGGTCTGCCGGCGACCCCACCCGTGCCCAAGCTCGGGCCCCACGGTCCGCTCGGCCCCTGA
- a CDS encoding lipid-A-disaccharide synthase N-terminal domain-containing protein — protein MTTIEAIWLGVGFFGQGLFFMRWVVQWIASERSAESRVPLAFWYMSLIGGLITLAYAIYRRDPVFIAGQSVGAVVYLRNLMLIRRGNDGVTREG, from the coding sequence ATGACCACCATTGAAGCCATCTGGCTCGGCGTCGGCTTCTTCGGCCAGGGCCTGTTTTTCATGCGCTGGGTCGTCCAGTGGATCGCCTCGGAGCGGAGCGCGGAGAGCCGGGTGCCGCTGGCCTTCTGGTACATGAGCCTGATCGGCGGGCTCATCACCCTGGCCTACGCCATCTACCGGAGGGATCCGGTCTTCATCGCCGGCCAGAGCGTCGGCGCCGTCGTGTATCTCCGCAACCTCATGCTGATCCGCCGCGGCAACGACGGCGTGACGCGTGAAGGGTGA
- a CDS encoding four helix bundle protein — translation MGKKGFKDLAVWQKAKDLAVLIYRASDEDFKDLDFGLRDQIRRSAVSVASNIAEGDERSTDKESIRYFCIAKGSVAELRTQLQITHESGRLSKAMYETLEKEYETLGKRIGRLIQARRNSSRL, via the coding sequence ATGGGTAAGAAGGGGTTCAAAGATTTGGCCGTCTGGCAGAAGGCAAAGGACCTCGCTGTGCTGATTTATCGAGCATCCGATGAAGATTTCAAGGATCTGGACTTCGGCCTTAGAGACCAGATACGGCGCAGCGCGGTAAGCGTAGCCAGTAACATTGCCGAAGGGGACGAACGCAGCACCGACAAAGAATCGATTCGATATTTCTGCATTGCGAAAGGCTCAGTCGCCGAGTTGCGCACGCAGCTCCAAATCACGCATGAATCGGGGCGCCTCAGCAAGGCAATGTATGAGACGCTTGAAAAAGAATATGAGACCCTGGGCAAAAGGATTGGCCGGCTCATCCAAGCGAGGCGAAACTCCTCTCGCCTCTAG
- a CDS encoding glycosyltransferase family 2 protein, whose product MTAPTRPWVSVVIPIKDERDNLPPLTEGLLKVLGSREESSRAPFEILYVDDGSTDGSGPLLDALARQHREVNVLHFDRNYGQTSAFDAGFRHAAGGLIVTMDGDLQFDPADIPSLLPLAAQYDLVCGWRKHRHDSWVRRLSSRVAYLVRGLVTGDRVHDTGCSLKVFRRAVIERLPLFEGMHRFFPALAQMHGFTVAEVPVHHFPRAHGRSKYGIGNRLFKSLYDLVAVRWMQGRILRYRFAPGEGQEARGEGRLKGEGTGREVRG is encoded by the coding sequence ATGACCGCACCGACCCGCCCGTGGGTGTCCGTCGTCATCCCCATCAAGGACGAGCGGGACAATCTGCCCCCCCTGACCGAAGGGCTTCTCAAGGTGCTCGGCTCGCGCGAAGAGTCCAGCCGCGCGCCGTTCGAAATCCTGTACGTGGACGACGGCAGCACCGACGGCAGCGGACCGCTCCTCGACGCGCTCGCCCGGCAGCACCGGGAGGTCAACGTCCTGCACTTCGACCGCAACTACGGCCAGACCTCGGCCTTCGACGCCGGGTTCCGGCACGCCGCCGGCGGGTTGATCGTCACGATGGACGGCGACCTGCAGTTCGATCCGGCGGACATTCCCAGCCTGCTCCCCCTGGCCGCCCAGTACGACCTGGTCTGCGGCTGGCGGAAGCACCGTCACGACAGTTGGGTGCGGAGGCTCTCGTCCCGTGTGGCGTACCTCGTCCGCGGCCTCGTGACGGGGGACCGGGTGCACGACACGGGCTGCTCCCTGAAGGTCTTCCGGCGGGCCGTGATCGAGCGGCTCCCCCTGTTCGAGGGCATGCATCGTTTCTTTCCCGCCCTGGCGCAGATGCACGGGTTCACGGTCGCCGAGGTGCCCGTGCACCACTTCCCCCGCGCGCACGGCCGCTCCAAGTACGGGATCGGGAACCGGCTCTTCAAGAGCCTCTACGACCTCGTCGCGGTGCGGTGGATGCAGGGCCGAATTTTACGTTATCGCTTCGCTCCAGGCGAGGGGCAAGAGGCAAGGGGCGAGGGACGCCTCAAAGGGGAAGGCACGGGGCGGGAGGTGCGGGGCTAG